The Maridesulfovibrio sp. genomic sequence GCATTTGGTGCGCTATCGCGCTTTGATGAATTAAATGATTTCCCCGCCGGGGGCCAAAGAAACTTTTTGGAAAAAATTTCTCTGGACTCTTCAAAAACTTTTAGTAGGGCTTCGTCGTCTTTATACCTAAAGAGAACTTAGATAGTTTACACGCGAAGCATAACTAAAACGTATTTGAATGAGAGGGGGTGAGGCATAAACCTATGCCTTTTCCCAAACCTTTTCAACGCAATCAAGTAAAGCCCGAACCACGGGATCATTTTCCTTTTTGCGCGGAAATCCAAAATAAAGACCGACTTCGATATGCCCGCCGGGCCAGATATAAAATTCACCTTTTTCAACACCTTCAGCGGCCTCATCCCCGCGCATGACGGTAATACCGTTGCCGGATTTAACCAACGCGTTATGGGTATCCTCGCTGTCTGCGATCATGGCCTTGGAGACTTTGAGATCACGGGCGGAAAAGGTTTCTTCGAGCTTGACGTTGAAAGAGCACTCCTCGGGGGTCCAGATCCAATCCAGTCTGGCAAGATCCTCCCAGTTGGCACTCGCCATGCGCTCCTCCCATGAGGCCGGACCGACCACATGCAGGATGGTCTTTTCAAGCAGAATACCGTCGACATCTTCAGGAGGGGAATTAGAATAAAAAAAACCGCCGTCAAGCTTCCGTGCAGCAATATCACTGCGGATTGTCCACGTAGGCATCTGCACCAGATGCAGGGAAAGAGCCGGAAATTTTTCTTTTATCAGCTTAATTAGCTGCGGGGTGCGCAGATAGACAGGCGAAGTCTGCAAGCCCACACGGGCCACCCCGGAGAGTTCTCCCTTCATGGTTCGGGCCTCGTACTCAAACTTTTCCACGGAATCAAGGATGTCACGGGCTTTTTCAAGTAACTGCTTGCCTTCAGGAGTCGGCTGCATACCCTTGGGAGTACGCAAAAACAAACGCACATCAAATTCTTCCTCAAGTGATTTGATATGCAGGCTTATGGTGGACTGGCTGGCATGCAGATGTTTGGCTGCACGGGTAATATTGCCTTCCTCGGCTACCACCACGAATGTCTTTATCTGGTATAATTCCATTATTTTAAACCGTTGGCAGGTGACGGACCTATATTTTGCGGGGTATCAGAAAT encodes the following:
- a CDS encoding LysR family transcriptional regulator, with amino-acid sequence MELYQIKTFVVVAEEGNITRAAKHLHASQSTISLHIKSLEEEFDVRLFLRTPKGMQPTPEGKQLLEKARDILDSVEKFEYEARTMKGELSGVARVGLQTSPVYLRTPQLIKLIKEKFPALSLHLVQMPTWTIRSDIAARKLDGGFFYSNSPPEDVDGILLEKTILHVVGPASWEERMASANWEDLARLDWIWTPEECSFNVKLEETFSARDLKVSKAMIADSEDTHNALVKSGNGITVMRGDEAAEGVEKGEFYIWPGGHIEVGLYFGFPRKKENDPVVRALLDCVEKVWEKA